A single region of the Lysinibacillus sp. B2A1 genome encodes:
- a CDS encoding cobalamin biosynthesis protein CbiM (catalyzes the ATP-dependent transport of cobalt), with amino-acid sequence MKFSGWKLSYFLLAFLFVPNRAFAMHIMEGFLPIEWAIFWWVVSIPFIILGLRSIRKTIDANPETKMILGLSGAFAFVLSALKIPSVTGSCSHPTGVGLGTVLFGPLAMSVIGTIVLLFQALLLAHGGLTTLGANAFSMAVVGPIIAYYVFKGSQKMGLSFSLAVFLAAMLGDLGTYIVTSVQLALAFPSEVGGFMASFSKFAGIFALTQIPLAVSEGILTVVVMNFLKKYNVSELKALRVFSTKEAH; translated from the coding sequence TTGAAATTCTCAGGCTGGAAGCTTAGTTATTTCTTATTGGCATTTTTATTTGTGCCAAATCGTGCATTTGCCATGCATATAATGGAGGGCTTTTTGCCAATCGAGTGGGCCATTTTTTGGTGGGTTGTATCCATTCCATTTATTATTTTAGGATTACGTTCAATTCGCAAAACGATTGATGCAAACCCTGAAACAAAAATGATTTTAGGACTATCAGGTGCCTTTGCCTTTGTGTTATCAGCATTAAAGATTCCGTCTGTAACAGGAAGCTGCTCGCATCCAACAGGTGTTGGGCTCGGCACAGTTCTTTTTGGACCATTAGCAATGAGTGTAATCGGAACGATTGTATTATTATTCCAAGCTTTACTTTTAGCACATGGAGGGCTTACAACTTTAGGAGCTAACGCCTTTTCTATGGCAGTCGTTGGTCCAATTATTGCTTATTATGTATTTAAAGGCTCTCAAAAAATGGGTCTATCATTTTCTTTAGCTGTATTTTTAGCTGCTATGCTTGGTGATTTAGGTACATATATTGTCACTTCTGTACAGCTAGCTCTTGCTTTCCCTTCTGAGGTTGGTGGCTTTATGGCTTCATTCTCAAAATTTGCGGGTATTTTTGCTTTAACACAAATTCCTCTTGCTGTTAGTGAAGGAATTTTAACAGTAGTCGTGATGAATTTCTTAAAAAAATACAATGTAAGCGAATTAAAAGCATTACGTGTTTTCTCAACAAAGGAGGCACATTAG
- a CDS encoding cobalamin biosynthesis protein: protein MTTWNLEGMQTHLFICNGSSCMKKEAEEITQAIRDEIQLQALDKTIHTTRTRCNGRCKDACVVIAYPQGNWYRVPTTEHARALVQDLHHESLHDEHVFTLREGTLQRTAQTTAIKGIEKVKEG, encoded by the coding sequence ATGACTACTTGGAATTTAGAAGGGATGCAAACACATCTTTTTATTTGCAATGGCAGTAGCTGTATGAAAAAAGAAGCGGAGGAAATTACGCAAGCTATTCGTGATGAAATACAGTTACAGGCACTTGATAAAACAATACATACAACACGGACACGCTGCAATGGCAGATGTAAGGATGCGTGTGTTGTCATTGCGTATCCACAAGGAAATTGGTACCGTGTGCCAACAACAGAGCATGCAAGGGCACTTGTACAGGATTTACATCATGAGTCACTGCATGATGAACATGTCTTTACGCTTCGTGAGGGCACGTTACAGCGGACAGCACAAACAACAGCCATTAAAGGCATCGAAAAGGTGAAAGAGGGGTAA
- the cobJ gene encoding precorrin-3B C(17)-methyltransferase → MAQKGKIFVVGFGPGDFNHITHRAVEALQQSDMIIGYKTYVELIQDLVNAKSIVSTGMTEEVSRAQEAVRQAEAGNIVSVISSGDSGVYGMAGLVYEVLIELGWTEATGVEVEIVPGISAINSCASLLGAPIMHDACTISLSDHLTPWNLIAKRVEAAAMADFVIALYNPKSGRRTRQIVEAQRILLEYRSPDTPVGLVKSAYRDRQEVTMTTLAEMLEHDIGMLTTVIIGNSSTFFYDNKMITPRGYQRKYTLGEEKQPLRPHQRLREENEPWAMNQETGEARNDFAADPNANRIEPSVAITPNPKQKKTSLEMATAALAMVKGTSEVKITPKLVQQKIESIFELAVSPGVANKFFTPQQMMTLAEVVGEDGTMEYTPDHQIHLKIPTTEPEKITAKLREVGFLLTPIGDVLSLKACDFCYGEKVDSIPYAEEIQEKLGGMSLPKTLNIGFNGCGMACYRAVFDDIGIVYRKSRFDVFIGAKPVGRTAHAAQPVVEGLEPEQLIPLITDIIEEYKTNAHPNERLFKYFKRVKKILHFTYQDMSSKIKVEPAPCGD, encoded by the coding sequence ATGGCGCAAAAAGGGAAGATTTTCGTGGTTGGCTTTGGGCCTGGTGATTTTAATCATATTACACATCGGGCAGTGGAGGCATTACAACAGAGTGATATGATTATAGGCTATAAAACATATGTAGAGCTTATTCAAGACTTAGTTAATGCAAAATCCATTGTTAGCACAGGTATGACGGAGGAAGTATCTCGTGCACAGGAAGCGGTACGCCAAGCGGAGGCAGGGAATATCGTATCTGTTATTTCCAGCGGTGATTCTGGTGTTTATGGCATGGCAGGATTAGTGTATGAGGTATTGATCGAGCTTGGTTGGACGGAAGCAACTGGTGTAGAGGTAGAAATTGTTCCAGGTATTTCAGCTATCAACTCATGTGCAAGTTTACTAGGTGCTCCAATTATGCATGATGCTTGTACAATCAGTTTAAGTGACCACCTAACACCTTGGAATTTAATTGCGAAGCGTGTAGAGGCAGCAGCGATGGCGGATTTTGTGATTGCGTTGTATAACCCAAAAAGTGGTCGACGTACTAGACAAATTGTGGAGGCCCAGCGCATTTTATTAGAATATCGTTCACCTGATACTCCAGTGGGGCTTGTCAAAAGCGCGTATCGTGACCGTCAGGAAGTTACAATGACAACTTTAGCAGAAATGCTAGAGCATGATATTGGGATGCTGACAACGGTTATTATCGGAAATTCATCAACGTTTTTCTATGATAATAAAATGATTACACCACGGGGCTATCAGCGTAAATATACACTCGGTGAGGAAAAGCAGCCATTACGTCCACACCAACGTTTAAGGGAAGAAAATGAACCATGGGCAATGAATCAAGAAACAGGGGAGGCACGCAATGACTTTGCAGCAGATCCTAATGCTAATCGTATTGAGCCCAGTGTAGCCATTACACCTAATCCAAAGCAAAAAAAAACTTCACTTGAGATGGCGACAGCAGCGTTAGCGATGGTCAAAGGAACAAGTGAGGTAAAGATAACACCAAAGCTTGTGCAACAAAAAATCGAATCTATCTTTGAATTAGCTGTAAGCCCAGGAGTAGCCAATAAATTTTTCACTCCGCAACAGATGATGACGCTGGCAGAAGTTGTTGGAGAGGATGGAACGATGGAATACACACCTGACCATCAAATCCATTTAAAAATCCCAACGACAGAGCCAGAAAAAATTACAGCCAAGCTTCGTGAGGTTGGATTTTTACTGACGCCGATTGGAGATGTATTATCATTAAAGGCTTGTGACTTCTGTTACGGAGAAAAGGTTGATTCGATTCCATATGCAGAGGAGATTCAGGAGAAACTTGGTGGTATGTCTTTACCGAAAACTTTGAATATTGGCTTTAATGGCTGCGGTATGGCGTGCTATCGAGCAGTATTTGATGATATTGGTATTGTTTATCGTAAAAGCAGGTTCGATGTTTTTATTGGGGCAAAGCCAGTAGGACGTACAGCACATGCTGCACAGCCAGTTGTAGAGGGACTAGAGCCTGAACAACTTATTCCACTCATTACGGATATCATTGAGGAGTATAAAACAAATGCCCACCCAAATGAACGTCTGTTTAAGTATTTTAAACGTGTTAAAAAGATTCTGCACTTTACGTATCAGGATATGTCTTCAAAAATAAAAGTAGAGCCCGCTCCATGCGGTGACTAG
- a CDS encoding sirohydrochlorin chelatase → MKAILFVGHGSRLAAGNDEVRTFIEQMTPRIDDSFLVETCFLEFASPNIEEGITNCVKKGATEVHVIPIILLHAGHSKLHIPAEIEHAREHYPHITFTYGQTIGVHEEIFAILEDRLAEIGFNAEEEQQDTAILLIARGGSDPSANGDFYKITRLLWEKLPVKYVESAFMGVTDPRVEEGIERCVKLGAKKIIMLPYFLFTGILMERMNGMCQQFNDKYPDCDIQIADYFGYHERLQNVLLERIEQAVNGTSTGMQDLENYRAYAAVHGHAHHHHHHDHDHDHDHHDHHHEHEHHHEEESVK, encoded by the coding sequence ATGAAAGCAATTTTATTTGTCGGCCATGGAAGCCGTTTAGCAGCAGGAAATGATGAGGTACGTACATTTATTGAGCAAATGACACCTCGTATTGATGATAGCTTCTTAGTAGAAACGTGTTTCTTGGAGTTTGCTTCTCCAAACATTGAAGAGGGGATAACAAATTGTGTGAAGAAGGGTGCAACAGAGGTGCATGTGATTCCAATTATTCTTCTTCATGCTGGGCATTCAAAGCTACATATCCCAGCAGAAATCGAACATGCACGTGAGCATTATCCACATATTACATTCACATATGGTCAAACGATAGGTGTCCATGAAGAGATATTTGCTATTTTAGAGGATCGTTTAGCTGAAATCGGCTTCAATGCTGAAGAGGAACAACAGGATACAGCTATTTTGTTAATTGCACGAGGTGGCAGTGATCCATCTGCAAATGGTGATTTTTATAAAATTACACGTCTGTTATGGGAAAAGTTGCCTGTCAAATATGTTGAAAGTGCCTTTATGGGGGTAACGGACCCTCGTGTCGAAGAGGGAATTGAGCGCTGTGTTAAGCTAGGTGCTAAAAAAATCATTATGCTTCCGTACTTTTTATTCACGGGCATCCTGATGGAACGTATGAATGGTATGTGTCAACAATTTAACGACAAATATCCAGATTGTGATATTCAAATTGCTGACTATTTTGGCTATCATGAACGTTTGCAAAATGTGCTACTAGAGCGTATTGAGCAAGCTGTAAATGGGACATCAACAGGTATGCAGGATTTAGAAAATTATCGAGCATATGCAGCGGTGCATGGTCATGCGCATCATCATCACCATCATGACCACGATCATGATCACGACCATCATGATCATCATCACGAACATGAACATCACCATGAAGAGGAGTCTGTAAAATGA
- the cobK gene encoding precorrin-6A reductase produces MIFMLAGTSDARDLALEIQSAGYDVTATVVTESAASSLDEVGLPHLVGRLTAEEMATIMAEQGYRLVVDASHPFAEEASKNAMAAAEQANIPYIRYERAHEHYSHPLITVVKDYEEAAHLAAEKRGVIMLTTGSKTLATFTKVLHGLENTRVIARMLPRLDNMEKCEALGVAQRDIVAIQGPFSKELNEALFRQYDVTLMITKESGKVGSVDEKLEAALACGIETLLIARPNIKYGQQYSTFTEVLQAVQHTL; encoded by the coding sequence ATGATTTTCATGTTAGCAGGGACGAGTGATGCTAGAGACTTAGCTCTTGAAATACAGTCAGCAGGATATGATGTAACGGCAACAGTCGTTACTGAATCAGCAGCCTCTAGCCTTGATGAGGTGGGTCTGCCTCATTTAGTTGGACGATTAACAGCTGAAGAAATGGCGACTATTATGGCAGAACAAGGCTATCGTTTAGTTGTAGACGCCTCTCACCCATTTGCTGAGGAAGCTTCCAAAAATGCCATGGCAGCAGCGGAGCAAGCAAATATACCGTATATTCGCTATGAACGAGCACATGAGCACTATTCTCATCCTCTTATAACAGTAGTAAAAGATTATGAGGAGGCTGCACACTTAGCGGCAGAAAAACGTGGTGTCATTATGCTAACGACAGGCAGTAAAACGCTTGCGACATTTACTAAGGTTTTACATGGCCTGGAGAATACAAGAGTGATTGCACGTATGCTACCTAGACTTGATAACATGGAAAAATGTGAGGCACTTGGTGTTGCTCAAAGGGATATAGTCGCTATACAGGGACCCTTTTCAAAGGAATTAAACGAAGCGCTTTTTCGTCAATATGATGTGACATTGATGATTACGAAGGAGAGCGGCAAGGTTGGCTCAGTGGATGAAAAGTTAGAGGCAGCACTTGCATGTGGCATTGAAACACTATTAATTGCAAGACCAAATATAAAGTATGGCCAGCAATATTCTACATTTACGGAAGTACTACAGGCTGTACAACACACACTTTAG
- a CDS encoding precorrin-8X methylmutase — MDFKTDFKPLTVDPDKIYDYSFSIIAEEMGEHDFSEDEWKIVRRIIHASADFELGRSVIITPGAIEAGIKSILAGHHVIADVQMIESGSGKKRFQKHGGDLHCYIADEDVSVEAKKQNTTRAIISMQKAAKLHEGGIYAIGNAPTALLELIRLIKEGLAKPDLIIGMPVGFVSAAESKEELLKLEGIPYITNVGRKGGSTVTVAALNAISLLADEQAKK; from the coding sequence ATGGATTTTAAAACAGATTTCAAACCTTTAACGGTAGACCCAGACAAAATTTACGATTACAGTTTTTCTATTATTGCAGAAGAAATGGGCGAACATGATTTCTCAGAGGATGAGTGGAAGATTGTTCGTCGTATTATTCATGCATCTGCTGATTTTGAGCTAGGTCGTAGCGTTATTATTACTCCAGGAGCGATTGAGGCAGGTATCAAGTCAATTCTTGCAGGTCACCATGTGATTGCTGATGTGCAAATGATTGAAAGTGGCTCAGGAAAAAAACGTTTCCAAAAGCATGGTGGGGATTTACACTGTTATATCGCAGATGAAGATGTATCAGTAGAAGCGAAAAAACAAAATACAACACGTGCTATTATCTCCATGCAAAAAGCTGCTAAATTACATGAAGGCGGTATTTATGCCATTGGTAATGCACCAACGGCATTGCTAGAGTTAATCCGTTTAATTAAAGAAGGCTTAGCAAAACCAGATTTAATTATTGGTATGCCAGTTGGCTTTGTATCTGCTGCTGAGTCAAAAGAGGAATTATTAAAACTAGAGGGTATTCCGTATATTACGAATGTTGGCCGTAAAGGCGGTAGTACAGTGACGGTTGCCGCATTGAATGCCATCTCACTTTTAGCGGATGAACAGGCGAAAAAATAA
- a CDS encoding cobalt-precorrin-5B (C(1))-methyltransferase — protein sequence MERKPKKDPKDMRHGYTTGACATAVAKAALLALITNEEQETSTIHLPIGRDATFTIENCTFENNTVSCETIKDAGDDPDATHKALIIGTVSWADTLGIHLDGGIGVGRVTKPGLPVPVGEAAINPVPRKMIHSTVQGVLDDFQINRGVNVIISVPDGEEIAKKTLNGRLGIIGGISILGTRGTVVPFSSSAYMASIVQAISVAKAAGCEHLVITTGGRSEKYGMAQYPDLPEEAFIEMGDFVGFTLKHCKRLGIKQVSLVGMMGKFSKVAQGVMMVHSKSASIDFNFLAQLAKDIGADEETIAAVQEANTASQVGEIMAEKGYDAFFHHLCEACCYSSLHHIRGGLTLSTSIYSMQGQLLGRADDIASIDEIDWDRG from the coding sequence ATGGAGCGGAAGCCAAAAAAGGATCCCAAGGACATGCGTCACGGTTATACAACGGGAGCCTGTGCAACTGCCGTGGCAAAGGCAGCATTGCTCGCCCTAATTACAAATGAAGAGCAGGAAACTAGTACAATTCATTTGCCAATTGGGCGAGATGCAACTTTTACGATTGAAAATTGTACGTTTGAAAACAATACGGTAAGCTGTGAAACCATTAAGGATGCTGGGGATGATCCAGATGCTACACATAAAGCACTTATTATTGGCACAGTGAGCTGGGCGGATACTCTTGGCATTCATCTTGATGGAGGAATTGGTGTCGGGCGCGTAACGAAGCCCGGCTTACCAGTACCAGTTGGAGAAGCGGCTATTAATCCCGTACCTCGTAAAATGATTCATAGTACTGTACAGGGTGTTCTTGACGATTTTCAAATTAATCGAGGCGTCAACGTTATTATTTCTGTCCCAGATGGTGAAGAAATTGCGAAAAAGACCTTGAACGGTCGTCTGGGGATTATAGGTGGCATTTCCATTTTAGGCACAAGGGGAACCGTCGTGCCTTTTTCGAGTTCCGCTTATATGGCAAGTATTGTGCAAGCAATAAGTGTTGCTAAGGCGGCTGGCTGTGAGCATTTAGTCATTACAACAGGTGGACGCAGTGAAAAGTACGGAATGGCGCAGTACCCTGATTTACCAGAAGAAGCATTTATTGAAATGGGCGATTTTGTTGGTTTTACCTTAAAACACTGTAAACGCCTTGGCATTAAGCAAGTTTCTCTTGTTGGCATGATGGGGAAATTTTCGAAGGTCGCGCAAGGTGTGATGATGGTCCATTCCAAAAGTGCTTCGATAGATTTTAATTTTTTAGCACAATTGGCTAAGGATATTGGGGCAGACGAGGAAACAATAGCTGCAGTACAGGAGGCCAATACCGCTTCACAGGTAGGCGAAATTATGGCAGAAAAGGGCTATGATGCATTTTTCCATCATTTGTGTGAGGCTTGCTGCTACTCCTCCCTACACCATATTAGAGGCGGTTTAACGCTTTCCACATCGATTTATTCGATGCAGGGACAATTATTAGGAAGGGCTGATGACATTGCATCGATCGATGAAATTGATTGGGATCGGGGATAA
- a CDS encoding cobalamin biosynthesis protein CbiE, giving the protein MTLHRSMKLIGIGDNGQESLLPQYLQWIENCEVLVGGERVLEFFPTFKGEKIMIKGGLSALVTRLSEETRNTIILASGDPLFYGIGSYLAKKLDIEVYPYISSVQLAFAKMGESWQDAYVTSIHGRSMKGLVQRIDGKKKVALLTDAENNPNALARYLKHFDMTEYRAFVAENLQGINERFGWYSLDELEEADFSPLNVVILQQFSEPKRYALGIEDEEFSQRKPDKGLITKKEIRVLSLQAMQLQKDSIIWDVGTCTGSMAIEAGKLAPEGQVFAVEKNAPDLENCLQNQQKFRVDITAIHSKAPAGLENFPDPDAIFIGGTGGEMVELLQLCCRRIKPNGRIVLNAATIENLYKAVEAFKACGFAVDILQAQLARSKPILDMTRFVPLNPIYIISAYRKEENHE; this is encoded by the coding sequence ATGACATTGCATCGATCGATGAAATTGATTGGGATCGGGGATAACGGACAGGAAAGCTTATTGCCGCAATATTTACAGTGGATTGAAAACTGTGAGGTACTTGTTGGTGGAGAGCGTGTTCTGGAATTTTTCCCGACATTTAAAGGCGAAAAAATAATGATTAAAGGCGGCCTTTCTGCACTTGTTACTAGATTATCTGAGGAAACAAGAAATACGATAATCCTAGCATCTGGTGATCCATTATTTTATGGAATTGGCAGTTACTTAGCGAAAAAGCTAGATATAGAGGTTTACCCATATATAAGCTCAGTGCAGCTTGCCTTTGCAAAGATGGGAGAAAGCTGGCAGGACGCCTATGTCACAAGTATTCATGGGCGCTCCATGAAGGGCTTAGTACAGCGTATTGATGGCAAAAAGAAAGTTGCACTTCTAACAGATGCGGAAAACAATCCGAATGCACTAGCACGTTATTTAAAGCATTTTGACATGACAGAATACCGAGCATTTGTTGCGGAAAATTTACAAGGCATAAATGAAAGATTCGGCTGGTATTCGCTTGATGAATTAGAAGAAGCGGATTTTTCTCCTTTAAATGTCGTTATTCTTCAGCAATTTTCAGAGCCAAAGCGTTATGCTCTTGGCATTGAAGATGAAGAATTCTCACAGCGAAAGCCAGATAAAGGGCTAATTACGAAAAAAGAAATTCGAGTATTAAGTTTGCAGGCAATGCAGCTTCAAAAGGATAGTATCATCTGGGATGTTGGAACTTGCACAGGTTCAATGGCAATTGAGGCTGGCAAGCTTGCGCCAGAAGGCCAAGTGTTTGCGGTGGAGAAAAATGCTCCAGATTTAGAAAATTGCCTGCAAAACCAGCAAAAGTTCCGTGTCGATATTACAGCTATTCACAGTAAGGCGCCAGCAGGGCTTGAAAACTTCCCTGACCCAGATGCTATTTTTATCGGCGGTACAGGAGGCGAAATGGTTGAGTTACTGCAATTGTGTTGTAGACGCATTAAGCCAAATGGACGTATAGTCCTGAATGCTGCAACCATCGAAAATTTATATAAGGCAGTGGAAGCATTTAAGGCATGTGGCTTTGCTGTAGACATTTTACAGGCACAGCTTGCACGCAGTAAACCAATCCTAGATATGACACGCTTTGTCCCATTAAATCCTATTTACATTATTTCAGCATATCGAAAGGAAGAAAATCATGAGTAA
- the cobI gene encoding precorrin-2 C(20)-methyltransferase, whose translation MSNLGILYGLGVGPGDPELITVKAFRVIQESPVIAYPKKLRGSKSYAHRIVDVYINPEEKDMLGLVFPMTKDEAVLEREWTKSVELVYEKLKEGKDVAFVTEGDPLLYSTFIHMMKLMQDKHPEVEIRTVPGISSFNGSASRLGIALADGDDKVAIIPAHDDYNAMREAIESHDAVVFIKVAKVIDLMLQVLRDLDLLDKASVVTKVTSDEEVIWDVRELDGVELEYLTLMVVRK comes from the coding sequence ATGAGTAATCTTGGTATTTTATATGGCTTGGGAGTAGGTCCTGGCGACCCAGAATTAATTACGGTGAAGGCATTTCGTGTTATTCAGGAATCGCCGGTTATTGCCTATCCAAAAAAGTTAAGAGGCAGTAAAAGTTATGCACATCGAATCGTGGATGTTTATATTAATCCAGAAGAAAAGGATATGCTTGGCCTAGTATTTCCAATGACGAAGGATGAGGCTGTATTAGAGCGTGAATGGACAAAATCTGTTGAGCTTGTTTATGAAAAATTGAAAGAAGGCAAAGATGTCGCATTTGTTACAGAGGGAGATCCTCTATTATATAGTACATTTATTCATATGATGAAGCTGATGCAGGACAAGCACCCAGAGGTTGAAATTCGTACAGTTCCAGGTATTTCTTCATTCAATGGTTCTGCATCACGCTTAGGTATTGCTCTAGCGGATGGAGATGACAAAGTTGCCATTATACCTGCCCATGATGACTATAATGCAATGCGTGAAGCCATTGAAAGTCATGATGCAGTTGTGTTTATAAAAGTAGCGAAGGTGATTGATCTAATGCTCCAGGTGCTACGAGATTTAGATTTACTTGATAAGGCGTCAGTTGTAACAAAGGTAACGTCTGACGAGGAAGTTATTTGGGATGTGCGTGAGCTAGACGGTGTCGAGTTAGAATATTTAACATTAATGGTGGTGCGTAAATAA
- the cobM gene encoding precorrin-4 C(11)-methyltransferase, with amino-acid sequence MKKIYIVGAGPGDPDLITVKGLHMLQTADVVMYTDSLVNEELIAKAKPDAEVIRTAGMHLEEMVAVMVDRVNAGKVVARMHTGDPAMYGAIMEQVALLKKEGIGYEVIPGVSSVFASAAAIGAELTIPDLTQTLILTRAEGRTPVPEFEKLRDLASHHCTIALFLSATLTKKIVKELQSAGWADDTPVAVIQRASWPDQKIVRTTLVELDEAMRVNGIRKHAMILAGWALDPTIHDKDQYRSKLYDATFTHGFRKGVKTSD; translated from the coding sequence ATGAAGAAAATCTATATTGTTGGCGCTGGTCCTGGTGACCCAGATTTAATTACAGTAAAAGGCTTACATATGCTACAAACAGCAGATGTGGTGATGTATACAGATTCATTAGTTAATGAGGAGTTAATTGCAAAAGCAAAGCCAGATGCTGAGGTAATCCGTACGGCTGGCATGCACTTAGAGGAAATGGTAGCGGTTATGGTGGATCGCGTTAATGCGGGAAAGGTAGTAGCTCGTATGCATACAGGAGATCCTGCAATGTACGGCGCTATAATGGAGCAGGTAGCTCTATTAAAGAAAGAAGGCATTGGCTATGAGGTGATTCCTGGTGTGAGCTCAGTCTTCGCTTCTGCGGCAGCTATTGGTGCAGAATTAACAATTCCAGATTTAACACAAACACTTATTTTAACACGTGCTGAAGGGCGTACACCTGTACCTGAATTTGAAAAGCTACGTGATTTAGCAAGTCACCATTGTACAATTGCGCTATTCCTCAGTGCAACATTAACGAAAAAGATTGTCAAAGAGTTACAGAGTGCTGGCTGGGCAGATGATACACCAGTAGCTGTTATTCAACGTGCATCTTGGCCAGACCAAAAAATCGTACGTACAACATTAGTTGAATTAGATGAAGCGATGCGTGTTAACGGTATTCGTAAGCATGCGATGATTTTAGCTGGCTGGGCATTAGATCCTACTATTCATGATAAGGATCAATACCGCTCGAAATTATATGATGCAACCTTTACTCATGGCTTTAGAAAAGGTGTGAAGACAAGTGATTGA
- a CDS encoding cobalamin biosynthesis protein CbiG, which produces MIELQEGILPEVDQRNPYAVVAITKHGVQIGRRLQHTFAASDLYYMSKFEQGDEADKHIQMFTGTVRLLLPALFKQYKGLILIISLGAVVRMIAPILIDKKTDPGVVVIDDRGENVISVLSGHLGGANELTHEVAAALGANPIITTASDVQKTIPVDLFGARFGWVWDSADKLTPVSASVVNEEHVAIVQETGERDWWMRDTPMPEQIKIYPSTQAAIKAKPHATLLVTDRMIEPEEEVLLENGVIYRPQSVVLGMGCNRGTSLEEIEQVIDETLAELKLSKKSVKALCTIDLKKDEQCFLDITKKYDWEFVTYSPAELNEIDFPSPSETVFKYTGAYGVSEPAALRYAKVDSLILEKKKSGNATISVARLLF; this is translated from the coding sequence GTGATTGAATTACAAGAGGGCATTTTACCTGAGGTTGATCAACGCAATCCTTATGCCGTTGTAGCCATCACAAAACATGGTGTACAAATTGGACGTCGTTTACAGCATACCTTCGCGGCAAGTGATTTATATTATATGAGTAAATTTGAGCAAGGTGATGAAGCAGACAAGCATATTCAAATGTTTACAGGTACTGTGCGATTGCTATTGCCAGCTCTTTTTAAGCAATATAAAGGATTAATTTTAATCATTTCACTTGGTGCAGTTGTACGTATGATTGCCCCAATATTAATAGATAAAAAAACTGATCCGGGTGTTGTTGTCATTGATGATCGTGGTGAGAATGTCATTAGTGTGTTATCTGGACATTTAGGCGGTGCCAATGAGCTAACACATGAAGTAGCTGCAGCACTAGGCGCCAATCCAATAATTACAACAGCTTCCGATGTACAAAAAACAATTCCTGTTGATTTATTTGGTGCCCGCTTTGGTTGGGTATGGGATAGTGCAGATAAATTGACACCTGTTAGTGCTTCTGTTGTGAATGAGGAGCATGTCGCTATCGTTCAGGAAACGGGTGAACGTGATTGGTGGATGCGTGATACACCAATGCCAGAGCAAATTAAAATTTATCCGTCCACTCAGGCAGCAATAAAGGCTAAGCCACATGCGACTTTGTTAGTTACAGATCGTATGATAGAGCCTGAAGAAGAAGTACTGCTTGAAAATGGTGTGATTTATCGACCACAATCGGTAGTGCTAGGGATGGGCTGTAATCGTGGGACATCTCTGGAAGAAATTGAGCAAGTCATTGATGAAACGCTGGCGGAGCTAAAGCTTTCAAAAAAAAGTGTGAAAGCATTATGCACAATCGATTTAAAGAAAGATGAGCAATGCTTCTTGGACATTACAAAGAAATATGATTGGGAATTTGTAACTTATTCACCAGCTGAATTAAACGAAATAGATTTCCCATCACCTTCAGAAACAGTTTTTAAATATACAGGAGCTTATGGTGTCAGTGAACCAGCTGCTTTGCGTTATGCTAAGGTAGATTCGCTTATTTTAGAAAAGAAAAAATCAGGCAATGCTACGATTTCTGTTGCTAGATTACTATTTTAA